The DNA sequence ATCTCCGCGACCACCAGCGGCGGTGCGGTCCATGGATCCTCCCCATGAGGGCGACACAGACCCGATCGGGGTCGACGAAGAGCTCGATGCGGACGACCGCGCCCTCCTGCGGTCGATCGGCCACAGGCTCAGGCAGGCCAGACACCGACGGGGTTGGTCGCTGGCCACGGTGGCCGAGAGATCGGACGGCCACCTGAAGGCCTCGGCCGTGGCCAACTACGAGCGAGGCGAGCGCGCCCCGAGCGCGGCCCGACTCGCTCGACTGGCCGCTCTGTACCGGGTGACTCCCGCCGAGCTGATCGGCCAGGAGGTAGGCATAACCCCGCTGATCGACCTCACCCGCCGGGGGGCTCAGGCCGCCGGCGGGACCGTCCCCCTACCCCGGCTCGTCATCGACGCCAATGCTCTGGAGGGAGCGAGCCGGAGCCGGGACCTCGAGATCGTCTTCAACCTGGTGCGTTCGCTGCGGGCCCAACGGGCCGATCCGGGGCCGGTGTTCAGCCTCCGCGCCGCTGATGTGGCCCACCTGGCCCGGGCGCTGGCCCGCACGCCGGCATCCATAGCTGCCGAGCTGGCCGGGGTGGTGGTCGACTTCGTGGAGTGACGAATCTCGCCACGGCCCGTGAAGGACCCGAGCCGGTGACAGGATCCCGGAGAGTGGCTCCCGGTAGGCGCCCTGGGTGGTTCGTCCCTTAACCTCGGATCATGAGCCCGCGGGGACGCTCGGCCCTGTCCCGCAGGCGATCCCGGCAGCGCAGGGGTCGCTCGGCGCTCGCCTACCGGCGGGAGGCCCAGAAGCCGCCCTGGGTCCGCCTGCTGGGCCGCTACCGGCTGGCCACCTGGCTCGTGATCCTGGTGGTGGCCGTGGCCGTCGTCCTGATCGGCGTGGCCGCATTCTTCGTGGAGCGGGCCGCAGTGGCCGGGAGGAACGGGGAGCAGGCGCTCCTCCAAGCCGTCTCCGCCGTCGAGCACGGCCCGTCGACGGGCATCACCTCTTCCCAGATCGAGGCTGCGACCAGCCGGGTGG is a window from the Acidimicrobiales bacterium genome containing:
- a CDS encoding helix-turn-helix transcriptional regulator, with amino-acid sequence MDPPHEGDTDPIGVDEELDADDRALLRSIGHRLRQARHRRGWSLATVAERSDGHLKASAVANYERGERAPSAARLARLAALYRVTPAELIGQEVGITPLIDLTRRGAQAAGGTVPLPRLVIDANALEGASRSRDLEIVFNLVRSLRAQRADPGPVFSLRAADVAHLARALARTPASIAAELAGVVVDFVE